The following is a genomic window from Episyrphus balteatus chromosome 1, idEpiBalt1.1, whole genome shotgun sequence.
ATATAGGTaactttaaagaaattttgttgatgttggggaagcgccgacatttagggcaaaattttgtaaaatgaaaaaaaaaaatattttttatttgactttttttgaaaaaactaaaaatgcagttttattgttatTGATTTAAATACAACGTctgcaaattttaattaaaatcgttagagccgttttcgagttatttggtacaatttgaaaaatttgtatgggaggtacacttttttttactttttatagataaactaaaaaatgcagttttattgcaattgctttgaatattacgtctgcagattttaatcaaaatcgttagagccgttttcgagttatttggtataatttgaaaaatttttatgggaGGTAGGTaaacacttttttgacttttttgagaaaatctaaaaatgaagttttattGGAATTGCTTCGAATATtgcgtctgcaaagtttaaacaaaatcgttagagccgttttcgagttatttggtttgaattgaaaaatttgtatttgaggTACACTTTCtcagcgagatataaaaaaaaaaacaaaaaaaaccaactttcagaattctataaaaatcatctaggtaccgcacagacgcacggacggaatttcgagacccacttttttggaattctccatcatcgtaatgttggttttgattaaaacctcaaatttttttttccacacgaaaccaatacttgccctatagagcaagtaaaaatcagtACTTCGTTTTTAAATTAGGCACTCAAATTCGTATTTATGCATTGTTTTCTTACACTCAGAGAACAAATCGTTTGCCGCAAACGGAAAAATTGCCCAATCGACTTTTTCGTTTGCTGTAGATATTTTCGACTTCGTTTGCATCAAATTCTTATAATCTTTGGGTTAACAACCATTTCACGTTTGTTGCAATCGTATCTTTGGGATTGTGgcaaagaaaaataacattCAAATGCAGTTCGTTTGATGCAAACAACCATTTCACGTTTGTTGCAATCGTATCTTTGCGATTGTGGCAAAGAAAAAGAGCATTAAAAAGCAGTTCGTTTGATGCAAACAACCATTTCACGTTTGTTGCAATCGTATCTTTGCGATTGTGgcaaagaaaaataacatttaaatgcAGTTCGTTTGATGCAAACAACCATTTCACGTTTGTTGCAATCGTATCTTTGCGATTGTGGCAAAGAAAAAGAGCATTAAAATTCAGTTCGTTTGATGCAAACGACCATTTCACGTTTGTTGCAATCGTATCTTTGCGATTGTGGCAAAGAAAAAGAGCATTAAAATGCAGTTCGTTTGATGCAAACAACCATTTCACGTTTGTTGCAATCGTATCTTTGCGATTGTAGCAAAGAACAATAGCATTTGGAGGGAACTACAATTCGTTTTCCTTATACTTACGTTTGTTGCAATCGTATCTTGCGATTGTGGCACAGGACAGGAGCAATTGAAGGGACCatatatttcgtttgattcaaacaaataacTCATTTGAATCAAATGATTTTGTTCGTTTGTGGGGTATACGTTTGTGGCACACTACCTTCGCGTTTGGGAACATCGATTCTGCTTTTTGGGGTAGACAAAATACACGTTTATAGAAAACGTATTgcgtaaaaaaatccaaaactaaaacaaatcaaaaaccaATTTTCTGAAATACAAATGTATTGATCGTTTGTTAAAGCAATAAATTAACTGTGGCAAATAAACTTATTGCTTTAACAAACGATTAATACATTTGTATTTCAGAAAATTGGTGTTTGATTTGtttagttttggatttttttacgcAATACGTTTTCTGTGAACGTGTATTTTGTCTACCCCAAAAAGCAGATTCGATGTTCCCAAACGCGATAATAGTGTGACACAAACGTACAACAGTTTCAAAATAACTCCAAAATTCTAATTCTCAGATTTACGCATTTTCCATTCAAAAATATagataaaatttcatttgtatctctttttttatttaaacaataaatatatatgtattaatTTACAAGCTTAACAAAATTTACTTAAAGTTAACAGTTCAAAACATAGACAagcgaaataattaatttattgaattttaatatagAATTTAAGTAGTGGGATTGgaatgtattttaataaaaaagaatatttttaaagtatttatgtCCGGGGGCCCAACTATGTAATTCGATTCTACAATAAgtgttcaaatttttatttttataatgtatTCGCAAGATTCAGATACATTATGTAGtttggataaaaatttaaatcgaaaGTAGCTTCTAAACAGATCCGAAAGTAGAACAGAGTTACATAGAAGGGCCcctatatattttgtaaaatgaaaaattcagttagttatttcaatgtttttacctgAGCATTGATTTTAGTTATAACGTATTCTTGCACGTCACTTATTCTTGAAGTATTATTTCTGAAGGATGTTTCTTCTTGAGGAGTTGTATTGTTACTGGAGGATGTTATATTTTTAGGAATTATTTGTATATTCTCGATGCCGGGTTCCTTAAGAGTCTTTAATTTTCTGCACTCGTATCACTGTCACGTATTAATAGGGAACTTCCTTGGGAACCTgaccatttgaaaaaaaaaaaaaaagaaattgattttaattaataataaaaacagaacAGATCAGATCAACAAAACTTATTGTCTGTTAATTACATGAATATAATAAAAgttacaaataaacaaattgaaaactttttatctTACGAGTAATTGTTAGTTTTGAGTTCGCATTCTTATTATAATAAACTTGCCATATAGTACCTACTCAtattcgaagaacttttttttttttatttatgagcgACTTTATAAGagtttactttactttactttttttcacaaaataaaaaaatagaacatgaacttgaaatggtatttttttttatataaaaagcttaaattttgttttgaaatattgtttttcttaaatttcaagtaccccatgattttaataaactgtAATGCCAAGAGCGGCACTTTTAAATCCATAAAACTtgaattattttggaaaaccaatattaaaaaaaaaattatcgaaattAGAGTTGCTCGGATAAATTCTGAATAATTTTCTTTAGttactacacaaaaaaaatataaaatacattagTTCATACGACTATTATCAGATATGTAAACCGctacttaaattataaaattttaaaattcttgcaACAGCTCAATACACCATTTCAACAAGTTAGTAACAAActatcatttaattttaatatttacacattaaatatttattatatgtATGTTAAATGCACCTAAGTCAAAGTGATATTAGGTACTGTTTTAGTCACAAAAATAAGAGAGCGCAAAAAggtaaagataaatgcaaaagaATATATCGTTGGTTGACAACCAAAACTCGTTAACTGCATACAAATTACATTGCAGATAATGAGTTTTGGTTGTCAACCGACGATATGTAaagtataattaaatttaaattttgacttgTATTTGggatgtattttaataaaaaattagacagactgaattaaatttattactgAACAGAATTTTAACTCTTTAAAAAACGTATGGCGggatgtattttaataaaaagtataattttaaagaatttaagtaGTGGGACTGgaatgtattttaataaaaaagaatatttttaaagtatttatgtCCGGGGGCCCAACTATGTAATTCGATTCTACAATAAGTGTTCAAATTTGTAAAATGGTATCTCCGTGATTCCGTAGAAaacgaaaattgaataaatttagtgatgtaaaattttttaatattatctatTCGCAAGATTCAGATACTTTATGTAGTCAGACAAAAAGTTAAATCGAAAGTAGATTCTTAGCAGATCCGAAAGTGGAACAGAGTTACATAGAAGGGCCcctatatattttgtaaaatgaaaaattcagttagttatttcaatgtttttacctgAGCATTGATTTTAGTTATAACGTATTCTTGCACGTCACTTATTCTTGAAGTATTATTTCTGAAGGATGTTTCGGTGGTGGCGATGGTGTTACACTAATGTCACTTATAGAAGATGAATTTGCTACAGTAGTATCACTGTCACGTATTGATAGGGAACTTCCTTGGGAACCtgatcatttgaaaaaaagaaattgattttaattcatAATAAAAACTGATTTAAATGGGTTGTTAAGATTTAAGTAGCCCATACACATCACACAAAAGCGCTCACCGGAGGTAGGTaataaaatcaatcttttttttttcatgagacCGGTGCGGGCACAAATGTGATGTGTATGAGCGACtttaaaaaatactaatttCACATGAACTGGCTAAATGTTTACCTGGAATTTCAAGAACGCCATCGTCTAGCACTCCTAAGGTCCAGCTTGGAGAAGATTTAAACTGGATTGCATACTCAACTACGTCCTCATCACAAATAAAAACGTTAGCTTTTGCAtcgtaaaatttaatatttccgaTGATTTTAAATTGATCTTTGACTATAATCATacgaaatttatgtttttagacaATAATTATGCTTATATTGATCATAAAAACACAAGTAATAACTATGCAAACTTTGAATAAACAAATAGGTACTCACCAGCTTTGGCCAACTCTAAGTATGTTAATAAACTAGATTGTCCTTGGACTTTTATTATTGATGATAACCCTTTATATACAGCAGTAATGAAAAGAATCATTTTCTCAACAA
Proteins encoded in this region:
- the LOC129905610 gene encoding uncharacterized protein LOC129905610 translates to MILFITAVYKGLSSIIKVQGQSSLLTYLELAKAVKDQFKIIGNIKFYDAKANVFICDEDVVEYAIQFKSSPSWTLGVLDDGVLEIPGSQGSSLSIRDSDTTVANSSSISDISVTPSPPPKHPSEIILQE